Below is a window of Geomonas oryzisoli DNA.
CGCCGAACTTCTTCAGGGTGGAGATGAGCATGGTCAGCGTGAGCTTCACCCCCTCGATGATGGGATCGTCCGCGCTGGCGTGGTCGATGGCACGCTCCAGGTTGTCGACCGAGGGGAGCAGTTCCAGGATGATCTGCTCGTTGCCGTACTTCAGGATCTCTTCCTTCTCCTTCTGTACCCTCTTCCGGTAGTTCTCAAGGTCGGCCCGCTCGCGCAGGTACTTGTCCCAGTTGGCCGCGGACTCAAGCCCTTTGGCGGCCAGCGCCTCTTCCAATTCCTTGATCCGATCCGCATCCGACAGCGGCTGCGCCAGTTCTACATGGTCCTGCGCCGCCTCCGCCTTCTTGTCGTGCTGGTGCGCATCGTGTTTTTTCTTGTCCATCCCTTTATCGTCTCCTTTTCTCGCGCTACTCGGTATCGAGCAGGCGGCTGATCAGTTTCGCCGTGTAATCCACGATCGGTATCACCCGGCCGTAGCCCATCCGGGTGGGGCCAATCACCCCGAGCACCCCGACCGTGTCCTTGCCGGTCAGGTAGGTGGAGGTGACCAGGCTCATACCCTCCATCTTGAGCAGGGGCGATTCCGACCCGATGAAGATCTGCACCCCTTCGGCCTGCATGGAGCGGTCCAGCAGGTCCAGAAGAAGGCTCTTCTTCTCGAAGGCCCGGAAAATCTCGCGCATCTTGGCGGCGTCGGCGAATTCCGGCTGGTCCAGGATGTTGGCCTGCCCCTCCAGGAAGATCTCGGTGCTGTCAGTCCTGATGGTCTGCTCGGAAAGCGCGATCGCCTTCGCCATCAGCGAATCGTAACGCACCTTCTCGCTCTGCATCTCGGCCAGGAGCCGTTCGCGCACCTGGGCCAGGGTGAGCCCCTGCAGCATCCCGTTCAGGTA
It encodes the following:
- the grpE gene encoding nucleotide exchange factor GrpE, translated to MDKKKHDAHQHDKKAEAAQDHVELAQPLSDADRIKELEEALAAKGLESAANWDKYLRERADLENYRKRVQKEKEEILKYGNEQIILELLPSVDNLERAIDHASADDPIIEGVKLTLTMLISTLKKFGVTPVETPAGTPFDPAFHQAMTQVPSEEQEPNTIVNVFQKGYMLNDRLLRPAMVTVAVKP